From one Candidatus Eisenbacteria bacterium genomic stretch:
- a CDS encoding response regulator codes for MSSDPTVFVVDDDPDVLRSIKFLVESVGLSVECYKSGQEFMDAYEPARSGCLILDLRMPGLSGLDVQKRLNEFKIQIPIIIVTAHGEVETAVRSMREGAFDFINKPYSKQLLLDRIQQALTKDREARRNSALLDELSNLVAQLSVRERQVMEMVAHGKSNKDIAGALGISPKTVEFHRARLMEKLKVGSLAELVRLAVKIEGSPGPKRGSGE; via the coding sequence GTGAGCAGCGACCCAACAGTCTTTGTTGTTGATGACGATCCTGATGTGCTCCGCTCCATCAAGTTTCTTGTAGAATCGGTGGGGCTTTCGGTGGAATGCTACAAGTCGGGCCAGGAGTTTATGGATGCCTACGAACCGGCACGATCGGGGTGCTTGATCTTGGATCTTCGGATGCCGGGTCTGAGCGGTCTTGATGTTCAGAAAAGACTCAACGAATTCAAGATTCAAATTCCGATTATCATCGTGACGGCGCATGGAGAGGTGGAAACAGCTGTCCGCTCAATGCGGGAAGGGGCCTTCGACTTTATAAATAAGCCCTACAGCAAGCAGCTGCTGCTGGATCGCATCCAGCAGGCATTAACAAAAGATCGAGAGGCCCGGAGAAACTCGGCGTTGTTGGATGAGCTGTCAAATCTTGTCGCCCAGCTCTCCGTTCGGGAGAGACAGGTGATGGAGATGGTGGCCCATGGGAAATCCAACAAGGATATCGCCGGAGCGCTGGGCATCAGCCCGAAAACCGTCGAATTCCACAGGGCGCGGCTGATGGAGAAACTCAAGGTCGGGTCTTTGGCCGAATTGGTGCGGCTGGCGGTAAAGATCGAGGGGTCGCCGGGTCCGAAGCGGGGATCAGGGGAGTGA
- a CDS encoding RNA polymerase sigma factor translates to MEEQRLIADVIAGDAAAERRLYDAHVDRVFRLAYRMAGDEQLAEDFTQETFLKAFRYLPRFQGRSALSTWLHAITMSVVISGLRSRKRRQEHETPYEDIETAGAPGETINMELRVQLKSAIDGLSTALRAVFILHDIEGYKHREIVDILSIPEGTSKARLSRAHETLRKNLSPLGRNP, encoded by the coding sequence GTGGAAGAACAGCGACTCATAGCGGATGTCATAGCCGGGGATGCTGCGGCCGAGCGGCGGTTGTACGATGCCCATGTCGATCGAGTCTTCCGCTTGGCCTACAGGATGGCCGGTGATGAACAACTGGCGGAGGATTTTACACAGGAGACCTTCCTGAAGGCTTTCCGTTACCTTCCCCGCTTTCAGGGTCGATCCGCACTCTCCACCTGGCTGCACGCGATAACGATGTCTGTTGTGATAAGCGGACTGCGCAGCAGGAAACGCCGCCAGGAACATGAGACGCCATATGAAGATATCGAAACAGCGGGAGCGCCGGGAGAGACGATCAATATGGAACTCAGAGTCCAACTCAAAAGTGCGATCGACGGCCTCTCCACCGCTCTCCGCGCCGTCTTTATTCTGCACGACATTGAGGGGTACAAGCATCGGGAAATTGTCGACATCCTCAGCATCCCTGAGGGCACCTCAAAAGCCCGGCTGTCTCGGGCCCATGAGACGTTGCGGAAGAATCTGAGCCCCTTGGGCCGCAACCCGTGA